The Vigna radiata var. radiata cultivar VC1973A unplaced genomic scaffold, Vradiata_ver6 scaffold_207, whole genome shotgun sequence genomic sequence atagtcttttttgtcaattgaatcaaccacattgcatgtttattttctgtcttttcatccacaacaattaatctttttctacaagtcttacgattttaatgcacatgaacgataaggcctttcgagtctcttgggaagaacgatatcaggctttaccaattatattacttgaacgatctagtacacttgccagtgagtcaacagttCTTCAGggtgtttgatatttttttcaacattttctttttcttcttcttttttttttctttttctctctcaacctcTTCTATCTTACTCAAAACCTCTTTttcactctcttctttttttaccCTCAatcaatctttctttttcttcttcctcaattttttttatttctctcttctctttttttccctctctttttctttcctctcttattctctttCATCTTCCAGGCATGCTATAACCTtgtgttggggcaaatcggcaagtgtaccgagtcgcacaagtaatataaaatggtaacaccaagtatcgtatccctaAGAACTCTCAACGCTGAACAGTTAtgtgaaaacatgattaattaagacttaaaagaaaagagatcatggattgtatagcaaaaagaataaaataaagcaaagtgaAAGTGATCAGTGGAAAAAGAGCATaaagatgaatgaaggttgatttatatgagatgagtatgttgttggggttagacttcaccaagttccctctcatgtatataagaattcttcttttgttcattaatgtcaacgtccctcactaaaacacttaaacccaaTGTCTCGAtaaataagcttgtccctaattactagttcatacaattcctagcattcctggtaaaaagatgtgaagatcaggaggttaagacgactaagacccatatcctcatgtctgagcaatataacccttaggagtaatttaacaaggacctgaattgaaaggaacctgtcggcactcatgcaactcacaaataatgctattgtataagcaagaataagaacaaataaattactctaacaattaatggaaaaagcatatgaaattgagaattaattcaaatacatgagagtttacaaggttacatcattccccacaaacaaatagaaattagttcaccatagacatgggggaaccctatgaataatggaagaaaagaagagaatggaagactaagaattggctaagagtgtattgttatgctcttctctgccagggatgcaaaacctagagccccagggtcctttaaatagtgccaaacgtgtcccaaagtgcggcccagtccaaaagaatcaaatcagagaaAAATCAGGGCCCAAGccacgtgaaatcacgctcaagcgtcgtagggagctcgcccaagcgtgaatcaAGGGTTCTGTGAGGCTTGGGCGCCAATTTTGGACGCTTGAGCTTCGGGCATCCGTCGCCCGGGCGTCGGGTCAATCGCCTAGGTGACCAACGGGGAATTCAGCTTCGCTGTTTTTCGTTCCTGTCGCCTGGGGTTCGAGTTtcctcccttcttggtgcctttttgaccccttttgagctcctccttcatggcttttcacttcttcttccaatattgtttcaatctctgtcaaaacaaggggaatttgttagaaaatagttaaaatcaacctcaactctgttattcacacaatttactgaaaaaatatgagttcaagcaagtttctaagtgaaaaagagtgcttttagtatcaaaatcacataacaaataacgatattttaatccattatcacaaccccaaacttagaactttgtttgtcctcaagcaaacaactctaactcagcttttcagaacaatcactacaatggctcaacctttttcaaaaactttttcaagacaAAGAATCACTTATATCAACTTCAACATAAGAttttagtcaagatgtgcagatgtGTCAATGCATTTTCAACAAATGCTATCCTTAAGAGTGATCAATCAACCGAGCAGAGATGCAGTCAAAATTCAGAGAACTAATCCTCAccagggaaagtgtttcactcaagcactcaagcattcaaaagtGTATCACTCAACTCTCAggtgtatggtgtggtgtttctctctgttgtcacaatgtcacacaaattaattttgcctttcatttaatgacaatcaaacatacttacaaacaatttacttaaaatcaacctcaactttcttattcacacaatttactgaaaatatGAGTTCacgcaagtttctaagtgaaaaatggtgcttttagtatcaaaatcacatagcaaataatGGTATTTTAATTCGTTATCAGTTCCTAACCCACCAACAACTTCTTTCTTGGGTTCTCACCTTTATTCCATTGTCTTCAAATCCTTCAGTGAAGGAGCCACTACCTCTTCTGCTCCCTCAGACTGTAACAGTGATGCTTACCTCTCTACTGACTTCAACATCGTCAAAATTAACCCAAGTGATGGACGCAACGGTGAACTGGTTCATCACAAAACTTGCATTGTAACGTGAAACAACTCCATTTCCAAAGCTTTTGATGTAACTCTTTATGAACTTGTAACCCACGGAACCATCCATTGTAATGGTAGGTCCTGAAGCAGGTGTTCCCACGCCACTGTTTGCAGCAGGAGTCACAAGTTTCCACGCATATCCATGATAAGGCAACCCAATTAACAACTTCTTAGACGAAAACCCCCGTCTCCTCCACTCTCTGATGCCAGAATCAGTGTTATCCCAATCAGATGAACCATACAAAGCCGCATGAAAAATCGTGGAATTTGCCACCTTAGGGAGATAGTAATCATAAGACATAAAGTGCACCCAATCCAAATTCTCCTGCATTGATTCGAAGGGGTAACTCAAGGAGTCCAAAGCCTTAAGGTAGTATGATACCATCACTAACAACAACTCTGGCTTGGTAGAGTTTATTGCCTCTGAAGTTATTGCAGCATGCCACTCCTTCAAAAGGGTTCCAAAATTGGCAACCTCAGAACTTGGCTCCGCCCCAGTAAGGTCTATGCCATGAAAGCCATAGAACCTGACTGTTCTGATGTAAGAATCAATGAAAAGCTTCATGTAAGAAGATCTATTTAGCATTGAGGTGAACACCAAAAAGTCCTCCGTGCCACCCTGGATGGATAAAAGCGTCGAAACAGATGGGTTTTGGAGCTTGACTGTGCTGGTGAAGGTGTAGAACTTCTGCTCCTCGGAAGAGTTGATGAAGATGTTGTAGATGGTGGTGTTTATGAAGGCAAAAGCACATAAAAGGTGAGTGAAAAGCGTGGCTTTGATGTCTGAAGTAGAAACTTCATTGTCGGAATAGTAATACCCGACTTTCACCCATGAAGGGTTATCTCCAAAGGACTGatatttgaaagagaataaGGTGAGAAAGAAAGTGCAGAAAACGATGAGATTAGAAGCCCTCTTGATAATGATCAGAATTGAAAAGTGttgaagaaaatattgatttgTTAGTGTTGCCATGTGTTGACATTTTAACAActctcttttcttaattttttttgttgaaattaggAATATTGatatcaccatcatcatcacccTCGTCATCCCCATTTCCAAAACAATACTATTACTAACTAACTTTTTCACATTggaaaaaactacaaaactccATTGTTGCgtaaaaagaacaaaagttgATGGTTCTAGAGTGCTCTATAATCAGTTACAGCTACTTATTTCCTAACCCTTTAAATTCAACGAAGATCAGAaaacaatttcttcttttatggtAATTAATGGTGTCAGGAAGAGCtggtggaagagagagaaaaatgtgGAGGTAGTTAATGGTGggagaaatagaaaaaagagagaaaagagtgtTAGGAAGAGCagatgagagagaagaaaagtgcAGCCACATAAGCCTGATGTTAACGTCGTTCCTAcctacttaacggaagggaccaaATTCTTACAAAATTTGTAACATGGGGACAAAAtagcttcatttttaaaaccggATACAAAACACAAATTTGGCCCCTAACTTGGGGACGAAATAAGAATTTAAGCCTATTTAGAATCCCATATTGAAAAAGAAGATCTTGCTCAGAACATTGAGCATGATTGGTATCACGGGTTACAGAAGCCACACTATCAGATAATGAATTAATCTTTCTTCTACCTTGAAGCCACCCTCCAACAGTTGACGAtgatttgtttgttgttgaggaTGTCAAAGAAAAGATTGGAAGGCTAGACGGAGATTGAAGTTTGGGACCCCAAGATGAACCTTGACAACATCATCCCAAATGGTGAGCTGTGTGATTTTGGTCCAGATGTCATCATCAAGAATAATAGGGACCCCTTTTACCTTGGTTGTGACGATTCCATCCCGGTACTTTTGGTTGAAGTAGAATACTATGATGAGATCAGGATATATacatgataacggtctaaaaaccgttattttcatacttaaatttgatatttaaatacaccctttatggcttagaatgagctttaaatcaaggaaaacacttagttgtgtcttgtgagagtcaaatgttggttttagagatattatgcttgttttacattgttttgcagggttttaaggtgaattgaagatggaagtgaagtaaggtggacttagacccatgaaagagggaaaaaaatgatgaaaagaagggtcaagtgagccgttgagcgccagaatggtccgctgagcacTCAGAGctattagagggaaaccgctcaacggcaaaactaaccgctcagcggtcaaagcgacaagagggaaaccgctaagtggtgaacttaggcgcttgggcggttgtctgtttttattaactagattctgtaatctttttgttatctttttaggcttatatatagccctagtgcaaatcaaaaggggattcttttggcagagagaaacgtccagagctattccacacaccttagaggaggttccttggatgcttaggctccaatctaccaagtttagggttatttcttccattctttcatcatatttcatctagtttcaccatgattatggtgaactaaaccctaggttgttgggaaacaatgtaatcttttgaaactctcatatatccaaattcttatttattttatatgcttgcatatacttgatttatcaattgttaggttcttcacctttgcttaatgcttttatcgtttaactcattcggtaaatgttgtttgtctttattgatatggggacgtacaataatgtcatgaactggtgttgaattccttgattatgttaatactgccgaggataggggtaggacgatcaattgtattttgcttccgcttatcatgaattattaattactaggggaggttagggatagcaagccggtaattagtaataggctcttttcaccaagggattgggttaagggtagactaagaaagtttgcatgacaatatgataaataagctaaataaataagaagagtagatatatgagggtggataagatgaaattgtacaccccaacaactccattcatcgaTACTTTCTttaagccaattgaatcattgcatttgcatgtttacttttgttctttgcatacaaacaccaatttaattcttttctcaagtcttacgcgatttgtttacatgaaaaataaggcctaagagtcctttgggaaacgatacttggacatacccatttatattacttgataacgatctggtacacttgctagggacttaacaatacATCCCTTTTGTTCTACTAGATGAGTGAGACTTTGGGCTTCAAATAAACAAGGGAATTAGAACCCATAAAATCTGTAGAAATCTAGTCGGATGAATTTGATTGCCATGATTTGACATTCTTACCAAAAGTGGGCAAATTCTGCGTGTTTTTCGGTGTCGGAGATCCAACTCAATCGATGCAAGTCGAGGAGCATGAGATCGGGATGAAGAAGCTCCAGTAGTTCTTCTGCGAGGTcttcttgaatcagccatgGCAATACGAGAGAAGATGGGATATGTGAAGAGTGATGAGAGTAAAAGGGAAATTTGGTGCAAATTTGAGTTGGGCAGAGTTTTGGGTGCAAAGGAGTGTTTGTTAATCGACTATGAGGGGTTATTTATaggaaaaattgaaaacctAGTTGTTTACGGCCGTTTATAGCCATTTTTGAACAttgtaacgactatatttttgaaactgcacacatgataatcgattattgctaatgataatcgattatcttatcaaaagttaattttctgaaattcaatgataatcgattatctgttcatGAATACCCAGATTTAAGTGCGAGTccggataatcgattatttcacataataatcaattatttgcgAACCTAAGATCTTTTCTAAATGctcagaataatcgattatacccatgtgataatcgattaaatacgtTGGAAGtacgaaaaacaaaaaaaaaaactttagaaattttaattctaaGACATATCTATAACacctaactctcttctaagatCATAGAACCTATCTTTGGGTGAtgcttttgtgaaaatatctgcCAATTGATGCAAAGTATCAGTATATTCTATTGTGCAGTCCCCCTTTTTGGATATGATCTCTTAAGAAGTAATGTCTTATCTATATATGCTTAGTTCTAGAATGCATTATAGGGTTCTTGATCAGGTTTATTGCCCTAGTGTTGTCACATTTCAGAGGAACGTGATCAAGAAAGATATCAAAATCTTccaattgttgtttcatccacaagATTTGGGCATAACAATTTCCTGTAACAATATATTCTCCTTCTatggtagacaaagctacacacgTTTGTTTTTTGAGTGCTAAGACACTAAAGAGCAGCCCAGAAAATGACCAGTACCACTAGTACTTTTCCTATCTATTTTATAGCCCCCATAATCTGCATCAAAATAACCTATCAAACTAGGTGTTGCATCAGaaggataccaaagtccaaaagaaatagttcctttaagatattttaacactCTCTTAACAGCAGTCAATAAGACTCCTTAGGATTTCCTTGGTGCctagcacatacacaaacactttGCATAATGTCAGGTCTACTAGTAGTAAGATATAtcaaagatcctatcatgcctctatATATTGTTTGGTTCACTTCTTTTCtagattcatccttatctaagtAACAAGAAGTTTCCGTGGGAGTGTTGGCTTCTTTACAGGTATCCATTCCAAACTTCTTAAGTACTTCTCTACAATATTTGGTTTGGGAAACAAAAGTTCCACATTccatttgctttatttgttgTCCTAAGAAGAAATTCAGTTCACCCATCATATCCATTCCAAATTTCAGTTCACCTTTCATTATATTTGCAAATCCCTCACACAGTGAATCATCTGTAGATCCAAAGGTAATATCATCCACATACACTTGTAcaagaaaaatgtgttttcctactttcttaatgaataaggttgaatcaaacTTTCTTCTAGAAAAATCATTCTCAATCaagaaggtactaagtctttcataacaagacctaggtgcctgtttaaggcCATACAATGCCTTTTTCAGTTTATACACATGGTCAGGAAATCTAAAATCTTCAAatccaggaggttgactaacatatacttcctcttttataaaaccattcaGAAAAGCACTTtttacatccatttgatataatttaaatttcatcaatgATGCATAAGTAAGTAAAagtctaattgcttctaacctggctaccgGGGCATAGGTCTCATCATAAtttataccttcctcttgatagtatccctttgcaactagccttgctttgtttttgtgatgtttccatcttCATCAAGCTTATTTTTGGAAAACCCATTTTGTGCCAATGACTTGATAGTCTTCTTTTCTACGAATGAGTTCCCAAAcgtcattcctttcaaattggtttaaCTCTTCTTGCACAGTAatgcaccacttatcatcttgaagagcttcttTTATATTCTTGGGTTCTATTTGAGACACAAAAGatacaattaagaaaaaattgtataaattgtGTCTAgttagttaccccttttgatatgTCTCCAATGATGTTGTCGAAGGAAAGTCCACGTGGTTGTTGATAGCTCTTGGGATCAACTTCTTGATGTTCAACTTAAGTCTCCATAGGATTGCTTTCATTTaggtacatctcttcaagagcttcccttaaataatcctcatcacctgcaattggtttatttgactcaagagggttCACCTTAAGgtccacaatttcatcaaagacaacatggaTTGACTCCTCAACtatcaaagttcttctattAAACACCCTATATGCTTTGCTAGTTAATGCATAACCCAAGAAGATTACTTCATCAGATTTAATGTGATgcccgggcactgacgaaggCGGGGAGTGCGGCTTTTaacaggcttcgagtggaaggggcacatggacgaatcaaacatataccggaatgagagggatctggagactgtataggtatgggactatacagttgaaggatagcttaaaggaattgatttggctactcatatcaataaatgcatttgcttttcggtagcctaacccataagaactccatggttaagcgtgcttagcttggagtaatttagggatgggtgaccttttgggaagttttcccggaaagtgtgcgagtgaggacaaagcacagtggaaagcctcgtgttgatgtgtggggccAGTCAACAGTCCCTATAAGTTGTCGGGGCATTACATTTAACATTAAATTCTCCTAGATTATCTTTACCATTTTTCAATACAAAgaatttgcatccaaaaattctTAAATGCGACACATTTGGTTTTCTTCCTTTAAACAGTTGAAAGTTAACTTAAGAATGAGTTTAATAAGCATCCTATTTAGCACATAACAAGGAGTACTTACTGTATCAACCCAAAAATATTTAGGTACATTTGATTAATTCAAAAgagttctagctaattcttctaatgacctaattttcctttcaacaaccctattttgttggggagttctaggagcagaaaaattatgagttattccatactcatcacaaaaattttcaaaagactcattttgaaattcaccaccgtgatcacttctcaaagttttgattttcaaatccttttcattttaaacatgttttgcAAATGTTTTGAATGCTTTaaaagcttcacttttcaaagttaaaaagaatgtccaagtaaatctagtaTAGTCATCAAAAATCACAAGTGCATAATagtttccaccaaaacttttaattctagatggaccaaacaagtccatatgcaaaagttccaaaggttttgatgtagaaatcatgcttttggatgaagaaagaagatttggtttgttttcctttttgacatgcagaacataatttatctttttcaaattttagctTAAGCAAACAAATCACAAGAtcttttgaaatcaatttatttagaTGTTGCCTATGTATGTATGCAGCTCTTTTATGTTATGGCCAAGGATTTTCCTCTTTGACAACTAAACATGTTATGCTATGACTATAAGCACTTTCAAtgttaatcaaataaatattgttatgcctaataccttgcaaagcaatattaGAAGAATTACTAAAATAAGtagtgcatttatcactttcaaatgttaccttgagacctttgtcacataacTGACTTATGTTTAGGAGGTTGTGTTTGAGACCTTCAACATATAATACGTCTTTTATGGTCAaggtgtttcctcctccaatgtctccggttCCAATAAATctccctttgttgttatccccatatgTTACAAatctttgcttcttcttctcaaaagagatgaacctCTTATTGTCACCAGTCATATGCCTTGAACAATCattgtcaagataccacaatgacttctttaaCTTAGTAGGTTCTTGCAAAACAAATTAAGCAAGAATTTAGGTCCCCAATATcattatgggtccttggggttagtacATGCAAGCAAGcatcatttcataattttaacccattcatattttccatttggaactccaaaatgtttaatgttgcatttgttagaTGTATGACCATGCTTCATGCAAtagaaacaacaaacatcatccaccttatttttcacaaaagtccctttttcaacccaaactctacgagttctcTTAACTCTAGACTTCTTATGATGATGCATGtttgttgacggattgacaagtgtaccaaatcgtacaagtaatataaatggtaagaccaagtatcgtttttcccaagagactcatatggctttctctttcgcgtgaattaaaataataagacttgaaaaataaaatttaataaattggatttgaggataaaaatattaacatgcaaaataaatgttgattcaattgacaagtgaaaacaatggatggatggatgttgttgggtactaacagtttcatctattccactctctcttacatactatccttgattattagattgattaaattgttatgcgactttcttagactccccttaacccgatccctcggcgaaaagggcctaatatcaattatcggcttgctatccctagcctccc encodes the following:
- the LOC106754690 gene encoding probable endochitinase; translation: MATLTNQYFLQHFSILIIIKRASNLIVFCTFFLTLFSFKYQSFGDNPSWVKVGYYYSDNEVSTSDIKATLFTHLLCAFAFINTTIYNIFINSSEEQKFYTFTSTVKLQNPSVSTLLSIQGGTEDFLVFTSMLNRSSYMKLFIDSYIRTVRFYGFHGIDLTGAEPSSEVANFGTLLKEWHAAITSEAINSTKPELLLVMVSYYLKALDSLSYPFESMQENLDWVHFMSYDYYLPKVANSTIFHAALYGSSDWDNTDSGIREWRRRGFSSKKLLIGLPYHGYAWKLVTPAANSGVGTPASGPTITMDGSVGYKFIKSYIKSFGNGVVSRYNASFVMNQFTVASITWVNFDDVEVSREVSITVTV